The Chanodichthys erythropterus isolate Z2021 chromosome 12, ASM2448905v1, whole genome shotgun sequence genome contains a region encoding:
- the LOC137032505 gene encoding uncharacterized protein, with translation MTQVHTSDRNKKALAWKSVGEEIGLPEPAQQGTWVTVRWPSRGKQHSSVPLRTSNRFSPLSDAPTENPVESALVIGDSIKRNVKIETSATIATCLPGARAPDIKANLKVLANANRKYSKIIIHVGTNDVQLRQSEITKINIKEVCELASTMSGEVICSGPLPVCRSDEIVSRLSSLNGWLSKWCPQNNIGFIDNWKSFWGRPDLLKRDGIHPSRDGAALLSSN, from the exons atgacacaagttcatacttcagacaggaataaGAAGGCCctcgcttggaagagtgtcggtgaggagattgggctacctg AGCCCGCGCAGCAGGGCACTTGGGTAACGGTGAGGTGGCCTAGTCGCGGAAAACAACACTCTTCCGTTCCattaagaacatcaaacaggttctctccactcagtgacgcacccactgagaatcctgttgaaagtgccctagttattggcgattctattaaaCGGAATGTGAAAATAGAGACATCAGCCACCATAGccacatgtttgccgggagccagagcacctgacatcaaagcaaatttaaaagtgctggctaatgctaatcgtaaatactctaaaattattattcacgtcggcacaaatgatgttcaaCTTCGCCAATccgagatcactaaaattaacattaaagaggtgtgtgaactcgcaagtacaatgtcaggagaagtaatttgttctggccctcttcctgtttgtaggagtgatgagatagttagcagattatcctcactcaatggctggctgtctaagtggtgtccgcagaataatataggtttcatagacaattggaaaagtttttggggcagacctgatctgttgaaaagagatggtattcatccgtcccgggatggtgctgctcttctctctagtaat